The Caretta caretta isolate rCarCar2 chromosome 10, rCarCar1.hap1, whole genome shotgun sequence genome has a window encoding:
- the FOXL3 gene encoding forkhead box L3 — translation MFDNTQYPYNCFNYDGDDYPTCSSDEEKKFTRPAYSYIALIAMAIQQSPSNKVTLSGIYDFIMKKFPYYRSNQRAWQNSIRHNLSLNSCFVKVPRTEGNEKGKGNYWSFASGCESMLDLFENGNYRRRRRRRNMKREHKEQRPSGGKDPSSPKSSSMDSGLYSISCHESKCEPAESGPKLLEPPGFFPNNTSNRQSLNNVSLGKSDSEIKFSIDYILSAPDPLPVLRSQYHMQDNKYQLLESQKINLPFWTM, via the exons ATGTTTGATAACACACAGTACCCCTATAACTGTTTTAATTATGATGGGGATGACTATCCAACCTGTAGTTCTGATGAAGAGAAAAAATTCACCAGACCAGCATACAG CTACATTGCCTTAATTGCAATGGCCATCCAGCAAAGTCCTTCAAACAAAGTGACCTTGTCTGGCATCTATGATTTTATAATGAAGAAATTTCCTTACTACAGATCAAATCAAAGAGCCTGGCAGAACTCCATCCGACATAACTTATCACTTAACAGTTGTTTTGTAAAG GTTCCCAGAAcagaagggaatgagaaggggaaaggaaactATTGGAGCTTTGCATCTGGATGTGAATCAATGCTGGatctttttgaaaatgggaattacAGGCGGAGACGGAGAAGAAGGAACATGAAAAGGGAACACAAAGAGCAGAGACCAAGTGGAGGAAAAGATCCTTCCTCCCCTAAATCGTCTTCCATGGATTCTGGTTTATACAGCATCTCCTGTCATGAAAGTAAATGCGAGCCAGCCGAATCTGGACCCAAACTCTTGGAGCCTCCTGGGTTCTTTCCAAACAACACCTCCAACAGACAGAGCCTAAACAACGTCTCCCTAGGAAAATCTGACTCTGAAATTAAATTTAGCATTGATTACATTCTTTCAGCCCCAGACCCTTTGCCTGTTCTGAGATCTCAGTATCATATGCAAGATAATAAATACCAATTACTGGAGTCTCAAAAAATTAATCTCCCATTCTGGACAATGTGA